A single region of the Demequina sp. genome encodes:
- a CDS encoding NlpC/P60 family protein, giving the protein MSLRPVSTRIAAVCVGALAATGIALVTAGGATADDYPGQAEIEAARQAATSQAATVGDLDAAVAKLEKAQHDAEAAQLLAADKYAQAQGALEDAQTNLATARQRADEADAALADAQSKLAVVAQAAYRDGGDMSQVEAVVNADGFEQAITTSEAMSRASDEMATLVQRVEAAKLVAETMRRAADDAAAKAEAAKLDAADAYDDATAAADAAAQAVKDADAVRDQAVKHLAELQGTTVALETARQQGLAEERNKKKEAAAKAAQAQAEKDAQKGNGGKGGSSSGGSSSGGSSTPTKTENPTPTKTEDPTPTKTEDPTPTKTEDPAPPPTASGGWKSTAAQGEKAVTKALTLMGLPYKLGGTGPSSYDCSGLTMTAWKAAGISIQRSSQMQYNSLKHVPFSQLRKGDLIFYGDNRDPSKIYHVTIYIGGGMVAEATSPGNLSQVRAYDAFWRIDDLIPVAGRP; this is encoded by the coding sequence TTGAGCCTTCGACCCGTCAGCACCCGCATCGCCGCGGTGTGCGTTGGTGCGCTTGCCGCCACGGGGATCGCTCTGGTGACCGCCGGCGGCGCCACCGCGGACGACTATCCCGGCCAGGCGGAGATCGAGGCTGCACGCCAGGCGGCCACATCGCAGGCGGCGACGGTCGGCGATCTTGACGCGGCGGTGGCCAAGCTCGAGAAGGCGCAGCACGACGCCGAGGCCGCTCAGCTCCTCGCCGCAGACAAGTACGCGCAGGCGCAGGGCGCCCTCGAGGACGCGCAGACCAACCTCGCGACCGCGCGCCAGCGCGCGGATGAGGCCGACGCTGCGCTCGCCGACGCGCAGAGCAAACTTGCGGTGGTGGCCCAGGCGGCCTACCGCGACGGCGGCGACATGAGCCAAGTGGAGGCCGTGGTCAACGCCGACGGCTTTGAGCAGGCCATCACCACGTCCGAGGCGATGAGCCGCGCGTCCGACGAGATGGCCACCCTGGTGCAGCGCGTGGAGGCCGCCAAGCTCGTCGCGGAGACGATGCGCAGGGCCGCGGACGATGCCGCTGCCAAGGCCGAGGCGGCCAAACTCGACGCCGCAGACGCCTACGACGACGCCACCGCGGCCGCGGATGCCGCCGCGCAGGCCGTCAAGGACGCCGACGCCGTGCGCGACCAGGCCGTGAAGCACCTGGCAGAACTGCAAGGGACAACGGTGGCGCTCGAGACCGCGCGCCAACAGGGACTCGCCGAGGAACGCAACAAGAAGAAGGAAGCGGCCGCGAAGGCCGCTCAGGCTCAGGCGGAGAAGGATGCCCAGAAGGGCAACGGCGGCAAGGGTGGTTCAAGTTCTGGCGGGTCGAGCTCCGGCGGGTCTTCCACGCCGACCAAGACCGAGAACCCAACGCCGACCAAGACCGAAGACCCGACCCCAACCAAGACCGAAGACCCGACCCCCACCAAGACGGAAGATCCGGCACCGCCGCCAACAGCGTCGGGCGGCTGGAAGTCAACCGCCGCTCAAGGCGAGAAGGCCGTGACGAAGGCGCTCACGCTCATGGGGCTGCCGTACAAGTTGGGTGGCACGGGGCCGTCGTCGTACGACTGCTCGGGGCTGACGATGACCGCGTGGAAGGCGGCCGGCATCTCGATTCAGCGCTCGTCGCAGATGCAGTACAACTCGCTCAAGCACGTGCCGTTCAGCCAGCTGCGCAAGGGCGATCTGATCTTCTACGGCGACAACCGCGACCCCAGCAAGATCTACCACGTGACGATCTACATCGGCGGCGGCATGGTGGCCGAGGCGACGAGCCCGGGCAACCTCAGCCAGGTGCGCGCGTATGACGCGTTCTGGCGCATCGACGACCTGATCCCGGTGGCGGGGCGGCCGTAA
- the dacB gene encoding D-alanyl-D-alanine carboxypeptidase/D-alanyl-D-alanine-endopeptidase, producing MRGKVVAAVLVPSLLVAGAGAYAWADARDLVPGVLTSSPLPSPQPPLITASPLAVASPSPGPVGSFSASAPVPSPDAVAALAAALRADKRTGASTNVYVADYTTGDVVASLDGSETQVPASTTKLLTAVAALEELGPDFTFDTTVVRSGSVLTLVAGGDLMLTAGHGHGGTKVDAEGEPQANGWAGIADLGDQIEAAVPVGPVTIAVDTSDFPGPSYPAAWPQYAFSSGYAGRVEGIAINIGKKSGVPASAYGVRDKEPALRALEALGADLKKRGFKVTIEGKASAPSGTEEVARVHGAPLSAVVSEFLRYSDNTVAEQTARVLALHAGLEATPQNAAAVTAKTLARMGVDITGMVLHDGAGFSDQNRVAPATLVGALVAARTAPNAAGLLTYLPLGGLEGTVAARFEDAPAAGFLRAKTGSLTGVTALTGVVVTADGRQLAFATLLDGMGYGQAKPMAAVDEFVNALAQCGCDG from the coding sequence GTGCGGGGCAAGGTGGTGGCTGCGGTCCTCGTGCCGTCGCTGCTCGTTGCCGGCGCGGGCGCCTACGCGTGGGCCGACGCTCGCGACCTCGTTCCCGGCGTCCTGACCTCCTCGCCGCTCCCGTCGCCCCAGCCGCCCCTGATCACGGCCTCGCCTCTTGCGGTGGCCTCGCCTTCGCCAGGCCCGGTTGGCTCGTTCTCCGCGTCGGCTCCCGTTCCGTCGCCCGACGCTGTTGCGGCTCTCGCTGCCGCGTTACGTGCCGATAAGCGCACCGGGGCGTCCACGAATGTCTACGTCGCCGATTACACGACCGGCGACGTGGTCGCGTCTCTCGACGGCAGCGAGACCCAGGTGCCCGCCTCCACGACCAAGCTGCTGACGGCGGTCGCCGCGCTCGAGGAGCTGGGGCCGGACTTCACGTTCGACACCACGGTTGTCCGATCCGGATCCGTGCTGACCCTCGTGGCTGGCGGCGACCTGATGCTCACCGCCGGTCACGGACACGGCGGCACCAAGGTGGACGCCGAGGGCGAGCCGCAGGCGAACGGGTGGGCGGGCATCGCCGATCTGGGCGACCAGATCGAGGCCGCCGTGCCCGTGGGGCCCGTGACCATTGCGGTGGATACCAGCGACTTCCCTGGCCCCTCGTATCCGGCGGCATGGCCGCAGTACGCGTTCAGTTCCGGGTATGCGGGCCGCGTGGAGGGCATCGCGATCAACATCGGCAAGAAGAGCGGGGTGCCCGCTTCGGCGTACGGGGTGAGAGACAAGGAGCCCGCGCTGCGCGCGCTCGAGGCGCTTGGGGCCGATCTCAAGAAACGCGGCTTTAAGGTGACGATCGAGGGAAAGGCGAGTGCGCCGTCGGGCACCGAAGAGGTGGCGAGGGTGCACGGCGCGCCGCTGAGCGCGGTGGTGAGCGAGTTCCTGCGCTACTCCGACAACACGGTCGCCGAGCAGACCGCGCGCGTGCTCGCGCTGCACGCGGGGCTCGAGGCGACGCCCCAGAACGCCGCGGCCGTGACCGCGAAGACCCTCGCGAGGATGGGCGTGGACATCACCGGGATGGTGCTGCACGACGGCGCCGGATTCTCGGACCAGAACCGGGTGGCGCCCGCGACGCTTGTGGGCGCGTTGGTGGCGGCGCGGACCGCGCCGAACGCGGCCGGGCTGCTCACGTACCTGCCGCTCGGCGGGCTCGAGGGGACGGTGGCCGCAAGGTTCGAGGACGCGCCGGCCGCGGGTTTCTTGCGCGCCAAGACGGGCTCTTTGACGGGGGTCACCGCGCTCACGGGGGTGGTCGTGACGGCCGACGGGCGGCAGCTCGCCTTCGCGACTTTGCTCGACGGAATGGGGTACGGACAGGCCAAGCCGATGGCCGCCGTCGACGAGTTCGTCAATGCGTTGGCACAATGTGGGTGTGACGGCTGA
- a CDS encoding homoserine O-acetyltransferase: MDDDGIETDAWAADEGPGEGAPIPASAAWREGDNPGRRQFFALGDLPLEADPLGVLPGTTIAFETWGTLNNAKDNAIYVAHALTGDSHVWGPAEPGHHTGGWWNAMVGPGKPIDPARHFIVSANVVGGCQGTTGPASAHPEDGLPWGSRFPYVTMRDMVAAELALTDHLGIDNWRLMAGPSMGGMRAIEWAVSHPDRVGAIAPVGSTAATTADQIAWSTSQVAAITADPRFRGGDYYDAEDGDGPHVGMGIARMIAHTTYRSESELAERFGRNYQGNGDPLGKGGQFAVQSYLAHHARKLARRFDANTYIRLAQAIQSHDVGRDRGGVETALARFTNPALVVAVDSDRLYPLKNSQRLDAALSGSDGVKVVHSPLGMTASWWSRAS, translated from the coding sequence GTGGATGACGACGGCATCGAGACCGACGCTTGGGCCGCCGACGAGGGGCCCGGCGAGGGCGCGCCCATCCCCGCGAGCGCCGCATGGCGCGAGGGCGACAACCCCGGTCGGCGCCAGTTCTTCGCCCTGGGCGACCTCCCGCTCGAGGCCGATCCCCTCGGTGTGCTCCCCGGCACCACCATCGCCTTCGAGACCTGGGGCACCCTGAACAACGCCAAAGACAACGCGATCTACGTCGCGCACGCTCTCACGGGCGACAGCCACGTCTGGGGCCCCGCCGAGCCCGGCCACCACACTGGCGGCTGGTGGAACGCGATGGTCGGGCCGGGCAAGCCCATCGATCCGGCAAGGCACTTCATCGTCAGCGCGAACGTGGTGGGCGGCTGCCAGGGCACCACCGGCCCCGCGAGCGCACACCCGGAGGACGGCCTGCCGTGGGGCAGCCGGTTCCCCTACGTCACGATGCGGGACATGGTCGCCGCGGAGCTGGCGCTCACGGACCACCTGGGCATCGACAACTGGCGCCTCATGGCCGGCCCGTCGATGGGCGGGATGCGCGCCATCGAGTGGGCGGTCAGCCACCCGGACCGCGTGGGCGCCATCGCGCCCGTCGGCTCCACCGCCGCGACCACCGCGGACCAGATCGCCTGGTCAACGTCACAGGTGGCAGCGATCACCGCGGATCCCAGGTTCCGCGGCGGCGACTACTACGACGCCGAGGACGGCGACGGCCCGCACGTGGGAATGGGCATCGCGCGCATGATCGCGCACACCACCTACCGCAGCGAGTCCGAACTCGCGGAGCGCTTTGGCCGCAATTACCAGGGCAATGGCGACCCGCTGGGCAAGGGCGGCCAGTTCGCGGTGCAGTCGTACCTCGCCCACCACGCGCGCAAGCTCGCCCGACGCTTTGACGCCAACACCTACATCCGCCTCGCGCAGGCGATCCAGTCGCATGACGTGGGCCGCGACCGCGGCGGCGTCGAGACCGCGCTGGCCCGGTTCACCAACCCGGCGCTCGTGGTCGCGGTGGACAGCGATCGCCTCTACCCGCTCAAGAATTCGCAGCGGCTGGACGCCGCGCTCAGCGGCTCGGACGGCGTCAAGGTGGTCCACTCCCCGTTGGGCATGACGGCTTCCTGGTGGAGTCGGGCCAGCTAA
- a CDS encoding inorganic diphosphatase translates to MEFDVTIEIPKGSRNKYEVDHETGRIRLDRMLFTSTRYPDDYGFIDGTLGMDGDPLDALVLLEEPTFPGCQIRCRALGMFRMRDEAGGDDKVLCVPVGDHRQTWRQELNDVSDFHRLEVQHFFEVYKDLEPGKSVEGAHWVSREEAEAEITASFERAAGTPFAHMNPLVPPPGH, encoded by the coding sequence ATGGAATTCGACGTCACCATCGAGATCCCCAAGGGCAGCCGCAACAAGTATGAGGTGGACCACGAGACGGGTCGCATCCGCCTTGACCGGATGCTCTTCACCTCCACGCGCTACCCCGACGACTACGGCTTCATCGACGGCACGCTCGGCATGGACGGCGACCCGCTGGACGCGCTCGTGCTGCTCGAGGAGCCCACGTTCCCCGGCTGCCAGATCCGCTGCCGCGCGCTCGGCATGTTCCGCATGCGCGACGAGGCCGGCGGCGACGACAAGGTGCTGTGCGTCCCCGTTGGCGACCACCGCCAGACGTGGCGCCAGGAGCTCAACGACGTCAGCGACTTCCACCGGCTAGAGGTGCAGCACTTCTTCGAGGTCTACAAGGACCTCGAGCCCGGCAAGTCCGTTGAGGGCGCGCACTGGGTGTCCCGCGAGGAGGCGGAGGCGGAGATCACCGCCTCGTTTGAGCGCGCCGCCGGCACGCCGTTCGCGCACATGAACCCGCTGGTCCCCCCGCCGGGGCACTGA
- a CDS encoding homoserine O-acetyltransferase — MTTTQVEPTLGAIPASAAWRPGDPVGNRRFASIGDVWLEDGGVVPDAVLAYETWGTLNAARDNAVYIAHALTGDSHAYGDPEPGHPTPGWWNPLIGPGKPVDPAKHFIVSANVIGGCQGSTGPASLAPDGRVWGSRFPWPSVRDHVDAELRLTELLGIDRWRLLAGPSLGGMRVLEWAATYPERVGAIAVLGTTAATTADQLAWGVPQVAAIRADPRFRDGDYYDAADGEGPHVGLGIARQIAHITYRSEAELGRRFDRDRRADGVFEVQSYLEHHGDKLARRFDANTYLRLVHAINGHDVGRGRGGVNRALGRFEGPALVIAVSSDRLYPPSNAQAIAAALSGADGVTLVSSPVGHDGFLVESEAINAVVGEFERGL; from the coding sequence GTGACAACCACTCAGGTGGAGCCGACGCTGGGAGCCATCCCAGCGTCGGCCGCCTGGCGCCCGGGTGACCCCGTGGGCAACCGGCGATTCGCGTCCATAGGCGACGTGTGGCTTGAGGACGGCGGCGTGGTGCCCGACGCTGTGCTCGCCTATGAGACGTGGGGCACCTTGAACGCGGCTCGCGATAACGCCGTCTACATCGCGCACGCCCTCACCGGGGACTCGCACGCATATGGCGATCCCGAACCGGGACACCCCACTCCGGGGTGGTGGAATCCGCTTATCGGTCCTGGCAAACCGGTGGATCCGGCGAAGCACTTCATCGTCAGCGCGAACGTCATCGGCGGGTGCCAGGGGTCAACGGGGCCGGCGTCGCTCGCCCCGGACGGCAGGGTCTGGGGCTCGCGCTTTCCGTGGCCGAGCGTGCGCGATCACGTGGACGCGGAGCTTCGACTCACTGAGTTGCTCGGCATCGACCGCTGGCGGTTGCTCGCGGGTCCGTCCCTTGGCGGCATGCGCGTGCTGGAGTGGGCCGCGACCTATCCCGAGCGAGTGGGCGCTATTGCGGTCCTCGGCACCACGGCGGCCACCACCGCCGACCAGTTGGCGTGGGGCGTGCCGCAGGTGGCGGCGATCCGCGCGGATCCGCGCTTTCGCGACGGCGACTACTACGACGCCGCGGACGGCGAGGGGCCGCACGTTGGGCTCGGCATTGCGCGGCAGATCGCGCACATCACGTACCGCTCGGAAGCGGAATTGGGGCGTCGGTTCGATCGCGACCGCCGCGCTGACGGCGTCTTTGAGGTGCAGTCGTACCTTGAGCACCATGGCGACAAGCTCGCCCGGCGCTTTGACGCCAACACATACTTGCGCCTGGTTCACGCCATCAACGGTCACGATGTAGGGCGTGGCCGTGGTGGCGTGAACCGGGCGCTCGGCCGGTTCGAGGGTCCGGCCCTGGTCATCGCCGTGAGCAGCGACCGGCTCTATCCGCCGAGCAACGCGCAGGCGATCGCGGCCGCTCTGTCTGGTGCGGACGGCGTGACCCTGGTGTCCTCGCCGGTTGGCCACGACGGGTTCCTCGTGGAGTCCGAGGCGATCAACGCGGTGGTTGGGGAGTTCGAGCGCGGGCTCTAG
- a CDS encoding polysaccharide biosynthesis tyrosine autokinase: MELQDYMRIFRQHWAAIIIATIVGGALAFGWTLTQPKVYTASGSAIITTGTSASIGDALVGNQYAISRVKSYLDIAKSRQVAEYAIEQLGITASPDALVGRVTVSNPLDTAVLRVSANGSTPEEAQQLAEAWIAGMTKVVSDLENGSNTDGSQDSVVRLQTMDTALAPTSPSSPNVKLAVALGLLLGFAIGIAYALIRAAVDRRLRSAEQIEREFDIPVLGTIPFDNDIAKRGVASGTKDFHTSEGVRQLRTNLQFMDVDNPPRIIVITSSLPGDGKSTVSIKLAESIAESGQRVILIDADLRRPSLVDYLGLVPGVGLTDVLVGRAQPSDVLQPWGSTGRLSVMGAGPVPPNPSELLGSVTMRNMLNSLDEGAIILIDTPPLISVTDAAILTARTDGALVVVRASKTTIDLLDKSLQNLERVKGRALGVILDGVSRKGDGKYYGREYRYDASLGPRPTPEGEGRLILAVA, encoded by the coding sequence ATGGAGCTCCAGGACTACATGCGGATCTTCCGCCAGCACTGGGCGGCGATCATCATCGCCACCATCGTGGGCGGCGCGCTCGCATTCGGCTGGACCCTGACGCAGCCCAAGGTCTACACGGCCAGCGGCTCGGCGATCATCACCACGGGCACGTCGGCGAGCATCGGCGACGCGCTCGTGGGCAACCAGTACGCGATCTCGCGCGTGAAGTCGTATCTGGACATCGCGAAGTCCCGTCAGGTTGCCGAGTACGCCATTGAGCAGTTGGGGATCACGGCTTCGCCCGACGCTCTGGTTGGCCGGGTGACCGTCTCCAATCCGCTTGACACGGCTGTGTTGCGCGTCTCGGCCAATGGCTCTACGCCCGAGGAGGCGCAGCAGCTCGCCGAGGCGTGGATCGCCGGCATGACGAAGGTCGTGAGCGATCTGGAGAACGGCAGCAACACGGACGGCAGCCAGGATTCCGTGGTGCGGCTGCAGACCATGGACACCGCACTGGCGCCCACCTCGCCGTCGTCGCCCAACGTGAAGCTGGCCGTTGCGCTTGGCCTGCTGCTTGGCTTCGCGATCGGCATCGCCTACGCGCTGATCCGTGCGGCCGTTGACCGGCGCCTGCGCTCCGCGGAGCAGATCGAGCGCGAGTTCGACATCCCCGTGCTGGGCACCATCCCCTTTGACAACGACATCGCCAAGCGGGGAGTGGCCTCCGGCACCAAGGACTTCCACACCTCGGAGGGCGTGCGCCAGCTGCGCACCAACCTGCAGTTCATGGACGTGGACAACCCGCCGCGCATCATCGTCATCACGTCCTCGCTGCCCGGCGACGGCAAGTCCACCGTGTCCATCAAGCTCGCCGAGTCCATCGCCGAGTCCGGCCAGCGCGTGATCCTCATCGACGCGGACCTGCGCCGCCCGTCCTTGGTGGACTACCTGGGACTCGTGCCCGGTGTGGGCCTCACGGACGTGCTCGTTGGGCGCGCGCAGCCCAGCGACGTGCTGCAGCCCTGGGGTAGCACGGGCCGCCTGTCCGTGATGGGCGCCGGACCCGTGCCGCCGAACCCCTCCGAGCTGCTCGGCTCCGTGACCATGCGCAACATGCTGAACTCGCTGGACGAGGGCGCGATCATCCTCATCGACACCCCGCCGCTCATCTCGGTGACCGACGCTGCCATCCTGACCGCGCGCACGGACGGCGCGCTGGTGGTGGTGCGGGCGAGCAAGACCACGATCGACCTGCTCGACAAGTCGCTGCAGAACCTTGAGCGCGTCAAGGGCCGCGCGCTGGGCGTCATCCTCGACGGCGTGAGCCGCAAGGGAGACGGCAAGTACTACGGCCGCGAGTACCGTTACGACGCCTCGCTGGGGCCGCGGCCAACTCCAGAAGGCGAAGGGCGACTGATCCTTGCCGTGGCGTAG
- a CDS encoding zinc-dependent metalloprotease — translation MRVRRSLAVPLLATLVASCLTVPALAAPALADDAPTLTVTGVVATFADGELDGDTFIVTGNTMIPVQPDAVAGFDAGATVSAELTIPAQTARELRITSDIAAESAKGETVLDAIDAPLEAASVTEIHVAAAAAVATHYVDIAVNVNGDGYQQPSTAAITQAIADASAYWVANTGGVFPGFTVRSTVRYTSKLKCGADAEDWWVEAAAKLGTNINAYLDDSGQHLVLIGECSHEGKAALGSVGESLSSGGVVLTQANVYANSYAPQLLNGLLAHEFGHNFSLNHANAVSTDGCTITSVPAYTQITGCGTYEYGDEWSVMGFGLPLSWVPVLDVARLDQLGLTTPTTLAAQSGSAKATYDLTAVGASGGRKGVKVAVASGTYYVEYRNATGEPLGYFLDTGNCTAEWEPSPTCTTGIIPEGPGVRVLLLQAGANTRVESVRSHLESATFGEMALDQGDWFRSSSGDLNISIDSISGDVASITVTTGSMPRVSPVSVTLGTPVLGEPVTAVASVPAGATVTYRWYRNGVELAGRTSDTYTPVAADAGTKLTVRVEARTDAASPSQAVATSAVVPGAPTLGGAVRVGSAVAAAGVWPSGTVLTYQWLLNGAAVSGATGATYTPPVSALGKKLSVRVTGAGDGWGSVTLKSAAVAIAAGALTAPIPVISGTSAVGHKLTVSRGTWTAGTTFKYRWYANGTAISGATSSSFTVPSKLAGKKLTVKVTGTKTGYATKTVTSAAVGVPIASAAYITGTARVGHTLAAHHGTWTSGTSFAYQWYANGVAITGATKSTYKATTAVVGKRITVRVKGTKAGYATVYRTSPATAKVTR, via the coding sequence ATGCGCGTAAGGCGCTCGCTCGCGGTCCCGCTGCTCGCCACCCTCGTCGCCTCGTGCCTCACGGTTCCCGCACTCGCGGCCCCCGCGCTCGCCGACGACGCGCCCACACTCACCGTGACCGGCGTAGTCGCGACCTTCGCGGACGGCGAACTGGACGGCGACACCTTCATCGTCACTGGTAACACGATGATTCCGGTCCAGCCCGACGCTGTGGCCGGGTTCGACGCCGGCGCCACCGTTTCAGCGGAACTCACCATCCCGGCCCAGACCGCGCGGGAGCTGCGGATCACGAGCGACATCGCGGCCGAGTCCGCGAAGGGGGAGACCGTCCTCGACGCGATTGACGCGCCCCTCGAAGCCGCATCCGTGACCGAGATCCACGTCGCGGCGGCCGCGGCGGTCGCCACGCACTACGTGGATATCGCCGTGAACGTCAACGGCGACGGCTACCAGCAGCCGTCGACCGCCGCGATCACGCAGGCGATCGCGGACGCGAGCGCCTACTGGGTGGCCAACACCGGCGGCGTCTTCCCCGGATTCACGGTGCGCAGCACGGTGCGGTACACCTCGAAGCTCAAGTGCGGCGCCGACGCTGAGGACTGGTGGGTGGAGGCCGCAGCCAAGCTCGGCACCAACATCAACGCCTACCTCGACGACTCCGGGCAGCACCTGGTGCTGATCGGCGAATGCAGCCACGAGGGCAAGGCCGCGCTCGGCTCCGTTGGCGAGTCGCTCAGCAGCGGCGGCGTGGTCCTCACACAGGCGAACGTCTACGCGAACAGCTACGCACCGCAGCTGCTCAACGGGCTGCTCGCCCACGAGTTCGGCCACAACTTCAGCCTCAACCACGCGAACGCGGTCTCGACTGACGGCTGCACCATCACCAGCGTCCCCGCGTACACCCAGATCACCGGCTGCGGCACCTACGAATACGGCGACGAGTGGTCCGTGATGGGCTTCGGCCTACCGCTGTCCTGGGTGCCCGTGCTCGACGTCGCACGCCTCGACCAGCTTGGCCTGACCACACCCACCACGCTCGCCGCCCAGTCGGGAAGCGCAAAGGCGACCTACGACCTCACTGCGGTAGGAGCGTCGGGCGGGCGCAAGGGCGTGAAGGTGGCCGTGGCGTCGGGCACGTATTACGTGGAGTACCGCAACGCCACGGGAGAGCCGCTGGGGTACTTCCTCGACACGGGCAACTGCACGGCCGAGTGGGAGCCCTCGCCCACCTGCACCACCGGGATCATCCCGGAGGGGCCCGGCGTGCGCGTGCTGCTGCTGCAGGCGGGCGCCAACACTCGCGTCGAGTCCGTGCGCTCGCACCTCGAGAGCGCCACGTTCGGCGAAATGGCCCTTGACCAGGGCGATTGGTTCCGCTCGAGCTCCGGCGACCTGAACATTTCCATCGACTCCATCAGCGGGGACGTGGCCTCGATCACCGTCACTACCGGCTCGATGCCGCGCGTCTCGCCGGTCTCGGTGACGCTCGGCACGCCGGTGCTGGGCGAGCCGGTGACGGCGGTCGCCTCGGTGCCCGCGGGCGCCACCGTCACGTACCGCTGGTACCGCAACGGCGTGGAGCTCGCGGGGCGGACCAGCGACACGTACACACCCGTCGCGGCTGACGCGGGCACCAAACTCACCGTGCGCGTCGAGGCACGGACCGACGCCGCCTCACCCTCGCAGGCCGTCGCTACTTCCGCAGTGGTTCCGGGGGCGCCGACGCTCGGCGGGGCCGTGCGCGTGGGGTCGGCGGTCGCTGCGGCCGGCGTATGGCCCTCGGGAACCGTGCTCACGTACCAGTGGCTGCTGAACGGCGCGGCCGTCAGCGGCGCGACGGGCGCGACGTACACGCCGCCGGTGTCCGCGCTCGGCAAGAAGCTGTCCGTGCGCGTGACCGGCGCCGGCGATGGGTGGGGCTCGGTGACCCTGAAGTCCGCCGCCGTGGCGATCGCGGCCGGGGCGCTCACCGCGCCCATACCCGTGATCTCCGGAACCTCGGCCGTGGGGCACAAGCTCACCGTGAGCCGCGGCACGTGGACCGCGGGCACCACGTTCAAGTACCGGTGGTACGCGAACGGGACGGCGATCTCCGGCGCCACCAGCAGCAGCTTCACGGTGCCCAGCAAGCTCGCCGGCAAGAAGCTCACGGTGAAGGTCACGGGCACCAAGACGGGATACGCCACCAAGACGGTGACCTCCGCTGCTGTGGGCGTTCCGATCGCCTCGGCCGCGTACATCACCGGCACGGCTCGCGTTGGCCACACCCTGGCAGCTCACCACGGCACGTGGACCAGCGGGACGTCGTTCGCGTACCAGTGGTACGCGAACGGAGTCGCCATCACGGGCGCCACGAAGTCCACGTATAAGGCGACGACCGCCGTCGTGGGCAAGCGCATCACCGTGAGGGTCAAGGGCACAAAGGCGGGGTACGCCACCGTGTACCGCACCAGCCCGGCCACCGCGAAGGTGACGCGGTAG
- a CDS encoding bifunctional o-acetylhomoserine/o-acetylserine sulfhydrylase, with translation MSSNWKFETQQIHAGQNPDSETGARALPIYQTTSFVFEDTTQAAARFALSELGPIYTRIGNPTQQAVEDRVAALEGGVAALLVASGSSANTLAILNLAQAGDHIVSSPSLYGGTYNLFHYTLPKYGIEVTFVEDPDDPNEWRKASRPNTKAFFGESISNPKQDLLDIEAVADVAHEVGVPLIVDNTVASPYLVQPFKWGADIVTHSATKYLGGHGTAIGGVIVDAGTFDYGQQPERFPQYNEPDPSYHGLVYARDLGVGSALGANLAFILKARVQLLRDLGPAISPFNAFLIAQGLETLSLRVERHVENAKKVVEWLGTRPEVESIAYAGLESSPWHHLQVKYAPKGSGSVLSFEIAGGADAGRTFVDSLQLHSLVANIGDVRSLVIHPATTTHSQLTPEEQEATGVTPGLVRLAVGIEHIDDILADLEAGFAAVAALKSAAVEQEFEGASA, from the coding sequence ATGAGCAGCAACTGGAAATTCGAGACCCAGCAGATTCACGCCGGCCAGAACCCAGACTCGGAGACGGGCGCCCGCGCCCTGCCCATCTACCAGACCACGTCGTTCGTCTTCGAGGACACCACGCAGGCCGCGGCCCGCTTCGCCCTCTCGGAGCTCGGCCCCATCTACACCCGCATCGGCAACCCCACGCAGCAGGCTGTCGAGGACCGCGTCGCGGCCCTCGAGGGCGGCGTGGCGGCGCTGCTGGTCGCCAGCGGGTCCAGCGCCAACACGCTCGCGATCCTCAACCTCGCGCAGGCGGGCGATCACATCGTCTCGAGCCCCAGCCTCTACGGCGGCACGTACAACCTGTTCCACTACACGCTGCCCAAGTACGGCATCGAGGTGACGTTCGTGGAGGACCCCGACGACCCGAACGAGTGGCGCAAGGCGTCCCGCCCCAACACCAAGGCGTTCTTCGGCGAGTCCATCTCCAACCCCAAGCAGGACCTCCTGGACATCGAGGCGGTCGCGGATGTGGCGCATGAGGTGGGCGTTCCGCTGATCGTGGACAACACGGTGGCGTCCCCCTACCTGGTGCAGCCCTTCAAGTGGGGCGCGGACATCGTGACGCACTCGGCCACCAAGTACCTCGGCGGTCACGGCACGGCCATCGGCGGCGTGATCGTGGACGCGGGCACGTTCGACTACGGACAGCAGCCGGAGCGGTTCCCCCAGTACAACGAGCCCGACCCCAGCTACCACGGTCTCGTCTACGCGCGTGACCTGGGCGTCGGCTCCGCGCTCGGCGCCAACCTGGCGTTCATCCTCAAGGCGCGCGTGCAGCTGCTGCGCGACCTGGGCCCGGCGATCAGCCCGTTCAACGCGTTCCTCATCGCGCAGGGTCTCGAGACGCTCTCCTTGCGCGTGGAGCGTCACGTGGAGAACGCCAAGAAGGTGGTGGAGTGGCTCGGCACTCGTCCCGAGGTGGAGTCCATCGCCTACGCCGGCCTCGAGTCCAGCCCCTGGCACCACCTGCAGGTCAAGTACGCGCCCAAGGGCTCCGGCTCGGTGCTCTCGTTTGAGATCGCCGGTGGGGCCGACGCTGGGCGCACCTTCGTCGATTCGCTTCAGCTTCACTCGCTGGTCGCGAACATCGGCGATGTCCGCTCGCTCGTGATCCACCCGGCCACCACCACGCACTCGCAGCTCACGCCCGAGGAGCAGGAGGCCACGGGTGTCACCCCTGGTCTGGTGCGCCTCGCGGTGGGCATCGAGCACATCGACGACATCCTCGCGGACCTCGAGGCAGGCTTCGCGGCCGTCGCCGCGCTGAAGTCTGCCGCCGTCGAGCAGGAGTTCGAGGGCGCGTCCGCGTGA